A genomic segment from Halogeometricum sp. S3BR5-2 encodes:
- a CDS encoding DUF7472 family protein, with amino-acid sequence MALEAEMRRKIVVSVVAVGFFIALVVGVGATYNDGGLVGDGGLLLVGILALFVLVMGIIGFVLDR; translated from the coding sequence ATGGCTCTCGAAGCGGAGATGCGTCGCAAGATCGTCGTCTCCGTCGTCGCAGTCGGCTTCTTCATCGCGCTCGTTGTGGGCGTCGGTGCGACCTACAACGACGGCGGACTCGTCGGGGACGGCGGCCTCCTGCTCGTCGGCATCCTCGCGCTGTTCGTACTGGTGATGGGTATCATCGGCTTCGTTCTTGACCGCTGA